Sequence from the Ochrobactrum vermis genome:
TCCCCGCGCCCACTTGGAGGCAGCACATGAAAGTGGACCGAGAACATCAGCACAAGCATGATACCGACCCAGAAGGTTGGCAGGCTGAAACCCATGATCGACGCGGCTGAAATAGACCGGCTGAGCAGACCATTGTTCGACTTTCCAGCAATCAGACCAAGTGGCAAGCCGATTGCGGATCCGAAAACAAAAGCCGTGAACACCAATTCCAGCGTCGCTGGTAGTCGCTCTGCGATCAGGTGCAGAGCCGGCTGGCTATAAACGTAGGAGACACCAAAGTCGCCATGAAAGACCTTCCACAGGAAGGTGAGGTATTGCTCCCATGCCGGTCTATCAAGACCGAGGGACTTGATCGCCAGATCGATCGCCTCTTGTGAAGATCTCGGATCAATCAGCGCATATACAGGGTTTCCGATCATGTATACGCCAAAGAAAACGAGGATCGACACCACGAAGAGAACGGCGATCGACTGTGCAATGCGACTTATGACGAAGTCCATTGGTCGCTCCTGAAGAGAATGGTTCGGTCGGTTTGTGGTGGTTCAGTCCGATCAGGGTGATGTGGACACAGCGGTCGCAAGCGTGCTTTCGTCGGCGTGGATACGGTAGTCGAGTCCCTTGCGTGTCGCCACGACGACTGCCTGGTAGTGAAGCGGGATCGTCGCAATGTCGTCCATCGCCACCGCCATAGCCTTTTGTTCCAGTGCATGGCGTTTGGATACATCGAGGACCTTCAAAGCCTCTTCAACCATCGCGTCGAGCTTCGAGTTGGAGTAGTGACCTGAGTTGACCGCACCCAGCTGCTTTCCCGGTTCATAGCTGTGCATGATCTGCCACAGCGCCTCGGCCTCACCGCCGGAAGAACTACCCCACCCGAACATGAAGAAACTGAAGCGCTCACCTTTGTGGTCGAGAATTTTTGGGAAATAGACATTGCGCGGCAAGGTCTCGACTTTGACCTTGAGGTTTATCTGCGCCAATTGCTGGCCAACCGCTTGACAGACCCTGGCGTCATTGACATAGTGGTCGTTCGGGCAATGGATCGTTAATCCGAAGCCATCCGGATATCCTGCCTCGGCCAGCAACTTCCTTGCAAGTTCGCGATTATAGGTCGGCACCTGAATATCGGGATTGTATCCGCCGAAGCCGGGAGGAACCATTTGGCTTGCCGGCACTGCAAGCCCATCCATAACGCGATCGACGATAGCCTGCCTATTGATGGCATGGGTAATAGCTTGGCGGACTCTGATATCTTTGAATGGATTATGCTCCAGCGGAACCCCGTTCTTGTCGGTGACGAACGGTGATTGATCGCGCTCGGTGTCCATTGCCATGTAAATGACACGGTCCGAGGTACCGCTGTGGACGGAAATATTAGGATCCTCGCGCAGCCGCTTCACATCTGCGGTGGCCACGGCGTCCGCCACATCAACGCTACCGGCCAGCAATGCCGCCGTGCGGCTGGCATTGTCAGTGATGAACTTGAAAGTGACCTTATCCCATTCGGGTTTCGGGCCGAAATAGCCGTCAAAGCGCTCCACCACAAGATGATCACCAGGCACGTAAGCCGAAAATTTGTAGGGTCCGGCACCCATGGCCGCGGAGAGATTGCTGAAATCTGACGTGGAAGCGGAGGCGGCAATTCTTTTCGGAATGATTGGTATCTGCGCCGCCTGATATGGGAGCGGCGGCAAGGGGCCATGCGTCGTGATACGTACCAAGAATGGGTTGGGAGCTGTGACCGCCTTGATTCCGGCAATCGCACCCGCATAGGGCGCAGCGGCTCCGGGTAGATTTGCGGCACGATTGAATGACGCGACCACATCCTCAGCTGTCACCGGTGTATCGTCATGGAATTTCGCGTCTTCACGCAATTGAAATTCCCAGGTGGTGTCATCAACCGCCTTCCAAGATTTCGCAAGCATGGGCTGCATCTGTGCTTTTTCGTCCGGCTGCAGCAGATAGCCATATGTCTGCACATAATACGCAGCATTGCTGTTGCTCCACATGAAATGCGGATCCATTACCACTTCCGACCTCATGCCGATCTGAAGTTCGGCAGCAGAGGCAGAGCTCGCCATGGTTAAAACCAATGCAAGGACAGCCGATTTCGTTCGTAGTCCAGCCACGTTCGTTCCCCTTTTTTGTTGCTTGGAATTGAAGACCTAGAGCCTGCGCTCGCGGTCGGATATTTTGGGTATCACTTCTGTTGATGGCCGCATCTCTGCCTCCAGAAAGGAAAAGAGGACTTCCTTCTGCCTCTCAAAGAATTGGTCGTCTGGAGCAATTGCGTTGTAGAAGACGTAACCGCGCAGTGTAGACAGCGTGAAATGCATGAGGTCCACGCGCTTGGTCTTGTCTGGTATACTGTCCATAAAGATCGCGCTCCAAAGCCTTTCCAAAGTGGCCTGTGACTGGATCCTGTGTTGCATGACCAAAGTGTGGAGATTTGCGTCCGCGCGCGTTCCCATCACAATTTCCCAAATCGCCATGTAGCGGCGGCCGGCATAGATGCTACCCAATAATTCGATGAACGACTTCCAAGTATGCTCGACCTTCCGATCGTGCGCGAATGCCTCAAGCTGAATCCGGACTTCTTCAAACTGATACTCTACGACAGCGAGGACAAGCTCTTCCTTGGAAGCGAAATGATGCTGCAAGGCGCCAGAGGTTAATCCTGCCCTGCGCGTAATTTCCCCTGTTGTTGTGCGTGCATAGCCCAGCTCCATCAGCGCGGACATCATGCCCTCCAGCAAGGCTTTCCGGGTTTCCTCCCGCCGCTCCCGCTGAGTCCTCCGCGGCGAGCGCTTTGGCGACACTTGCATATTCGTCCCTTTCAATTTACATAAAACATATTATGCATGATGTAACTTACTTTGCAATCCCTTTCGCCAACCAATTCTGCAGCGCCGCACTTACAGCGGCGGGACGTTCCAGCGTGGTCAGGTGGCCACAATCGGAGAGCACAATAAAACTTGCATGGGGGATTTCCGCTGCCATTTCTTCTGCCGCGGCGACGGGCGTCAACAGGTCGTCCCGACCGACCAAGATCATCGTCGGGCAATGGATATGTCTTAGATCGGGCCGCGAATCCGGGCGAGACATGATGACTTGGAGTTGTCGCGAAAATGCTGCAGCGCCTGTCTCAGAAAACATACGTCGTACCGTTGCCGCAAGTTCCGGATCATTCCAGCTCGTACCGCCAACAAGGTACGGTATCATGAGGTCGCAGACCCTATCCATACCCTCTTCTATGGCAAGTTCAAGCAGCCTGCGCCGCCGGACGGTCTGTTCCTGCAATTCCGGTCCGGCCGCTGTGTCAAGTAGCGCAAGGCGGGTTACGCGATCGGGGGCCTGGCGCATGATCTCCAACGCGACATATCCCCCAAGCGAGAACCCGCAGAGCGCGAATCGCCGAGGGGCATCATCCAGGATCGACCGAGCCAATGAGGGTAGATCATCGCAAGCACTATGGTTGGCGACGGAAAACTTCGCTAGCCCTTCGAGCGCAGACGACTGCGGCGCGAAGAGCTCCCATGTGCAAGCCAATCCTGGCACCATAACGACATGCTCAATCATATGCGCAATCACCTCTAAAAATCCAACGGGCGAACGCAAAATAGAACTGAAATCGTGTGGCGTGTGCTCGTTTTGACCGCGTTTGGCGAGAATTTTTTGCGTAAGCCGATTTGTGTACTGCAACGACAACGCCCATCGGCAAGCTTCGGGAGGAACAGGCAAATGAAAAGCAGACGAACCGATCTAGACAGCTTTGATACAAAGATCCTCGACCATCTCCAGCTGGACGCGCGTCGACCCTTGCGGCAGCTCTCCGAGCTGGTGCATCTGTCAACCGCCGCGGTTCAACGACGAATCCGGCGTCTGGAGAATATCGGGATCATCGACACGGTGGTCGCGGTGCTGAACCCCGCAAAGCTCGGCCGATACACCACAATCATTGTTGAGGTGACACTTGAGAGTGAACGCATCGATCTACTTGAAATGACACGCAAATCATTCCTGGCTTGCCCCCAAATCCAGCAATGTTACTACGTGACAGGTGAAACAGACTTCTTCTTAATTCTAACAGTGGAATCCATGGAGCAATATGACGAGATATGTCAGGTACTGTTCCACGATGACCGTAATGTCAGACGGTTCAGGACAGTTGTGTCGATGAAGCGAGTGAAGTCGGGAGTTCGCATTCCCGTCGCGGATCTATCGGACAGGCCGAGTGGAAGCCCCGTGGGCGGGTCATTGACGGGTTAGCGGGCCTTCCAGCTGAAACTGTCGTCGGCGGGTTCCGTTTTCTGCATGGAGGGGCGAGCGGCAAAACCCTGGTGCCATGTAGCCAGCTTCGGTGCGGTGGGGACCAGATCATCAATGAACCCGCGAAAGCGAAGCCAAGAGATAGCGATAGCAATAGTGATTGTCGCAATATTAACTTGGTTTTCCAATTCGTCGGCGACACTTTCCAGATAACTTAGTCCCTGGGAAATTTTCATCTCTCGTCCGTCGCTCCATATGTCGGATGTCGCCGTCCCGAACCTGTGCAAGTCTTCTCGGCAGGCGATGCCGGCTTCCAACATCCCGTCCGCCAAGGCATGCAGTCGGCCGACCCGCCAGCGCATGGACTGGCTTTGCGGAAATAGCGTCGCGCCACAGTCATGGTCCAGAAACTCACAAATGAGTTGCGATCCGAAAAGTACCTCGCCGCCGTCAGCCAACAGCGTCGGCAATTTCATCAAAGGATTGAAGGTGGCAAGCTCGGGGTTTGGCAGATGCGGAGAAACGAGCACCCGCCGCAACTCGATCTTGTCGGCAATCCCAAGCTCGTGAGCGACCACCATCACCTTTCGCACAAAAGGCGAGGTTGGCGAATAAAACAATCTCATCGAGAGGTCGTCCGATCATCCAGCGTAACCGCGTTCCACTCTCGGCGCAACAAGCTCATGATGTGAACATTCCAGGCTTCAGGCCCGACCCGGACGGCGTCGCGACAGGTTCCCTCCCGGACGAAGCCTAGCCGCTCGTAGACGGCGACTGCCGCAGCGTTGAAATCAAAGACGCGCAGTTCAACGCGATGAATGTCGTCCCGGCCGAACGCGATCTCCAACGCTGCCTGAACCAATGGAGCCGCATATCCTTTTCCCCGGGCGTTGGGCGCGATGGCGACGCGACCCAGGGTCGCCTGACCACAGATCGGATCGAAAAGCAGCTCGAAATGCCCGACGACCTGATGTCCGCTCTTGCGGACCGTCCATGCTCTCCATGTCCCCTCCTGATCTGGAGTGTCAAGCAGGGACTGAAATTGCGAATGGTCGAGTGGCGCACGCAAGCGCGGACCAGCCCATTGGACGACGCTCGCCATATCCGGGAACCAGGTCATGAGTTCGGCAACATCATCGGAAGCAAAAGGATCTACAATCAGGTGCATCAGCGTCTCTACCTTCGCAATGAGGTGTTGGCGTCAGTGGTATGATATCCACCGGGGGATTGGGGTACCGATCGATACGAAATCACGTCAACGGCAGGCGCCGTCGCGCGACAGCCGCATAATAGCGGGCGCCGGGAAGCAGGCCGTCATCGTTAAAGTCGTATTTCGGATTGTGCAGAGGTTCGGATTCGACGCCGTTCCCCAGGAAAACAAAACATCCGGGCACATGGTCGATGAAACGGGCAAAATCTTCAGAGGCGGCCATCGGTTGGGCAGCCATGCGAATATTGCCTGCATCGAACACCGTGCCCGCGGCGGCAAAGGCTTCTTCGGCCAATGCCGGTTCATTGAACAGCGGAGCGAATTCACGGCTATAGGCAACTTTCGCTGTTAGATTGTGGCTCAAAGCTATGCCGTCGGCAATGATACGCATTTGCTTTTCGATCTCCGCACTAACCTCGGGACGAAAGCTGCGCGCGTCACCGAGAATACGAGCCAGTCCAGGCAAGGCATTACGGGTGCCGTCTGAAATCAGTTCTGTCACCGAGACGACCGCGATGTCGGCAGCATTCAGCCGGCGAGAGATGATCGTTTGCAAAGAGATAACCAGTGAGCAAGCAGCAACCAGAACCTCGCTGCCACAGTGCGGACGAGCAGCATGGCCGCCGACGCCCCTCAGCACGATCTCGAAATTGTCTTCCGCTGCCATGATGGGACCAGCGCGTGTCTCGAAATGTCCAACCGGTAGACCTGGCATGTTGTGAAGGCCGTAGATTTCCTCGAACGGAAACCGTTGCATCAACCCATCATTCAACATTGCGAGTGCACCTTTTCCCCATTCTTCAGCAGGCTGAAAGATAAAGCGCACGGTGCCGTCAAACCCACCTTCTTCCGCGAGCATCTTCGCGGCACCAAGCAGCATGGCGGTGTGACCATCATGGCCGCAAGCATGCATGACGCCCGGATTTTGTGAGGAATAATCAGCCTGTCCCTGCTCCGTAATGCGTAGCGCATCCATGTCGGCGCGCAAGGCTATGGCGCGATTGCTGCTGCCTCGCTTCAGCGTACCTACAACCCCTGTTCCGCCGACACCCTGCGCAATATCATCAACGCCCAGTGCCTGCAGCTTCGCGGCAACAAAGGCCGCGGTGCGCGTTTCCTCAAATCCTGCCTCCGGATAGGCGTGTAACGCTCGTCGCCATGCCGTCATCTCGCGTTCCAAAGTCTTCATGTCATTCAATTCATGCCCTCCTCGAACCCCTGTCCTCGATACTCCCGAGAGGCAATCAGCCCATGCCACCGGGCCGATCCTTACGCTCCAGCAACCACCTCTGCCGGGCTCATTCCCACGAGTTGCAAGTAACGGCCGGGATCGGTTGCGCCCTCTGTATTGATGACGAGAACGCGGGATGTAGCATCAAGACCAAGTGCCGATTTGTCGGCAGGGGTCGCCACGGCCCGCATAAGGCCGGCCAGCCCTGCACCTCCGCTCTCGCCTGCGACAATCGCCACATCATTTCCGGTAGGACGTGCAAGGCGGTTCATCGCAGCGATAGCATCCTCCTCGTCGATGGTCATGAATGCATCCGCCACACGAACCAGCATCCTCCAGCCCACGCGCGACGGCTCGTAGCATTCGAGCATCGCCATGACGGTCGGCTCACCAGGCTCAACCCTGACCGGATGGCCAGCACGAGCCGACTCGTAGAGGCAGGCCGCTCGCGCTGGATCGACGACGACAAATACCGGGCGCTGCTCACCCAATGCGACAGACAGATGAGCGGCAACAGCCGCCGCGACACCGCCAACGCCGGACTGCACGAAGACATGGGTAGGCAGGTGTGGAACTTGACGCAATATCTCTCGCACCATAACCGTGTAGCCCTGCATGACGAGGGCGGGAATATACTCATAACCTTGCCACGATGTGTCAGAGACGACGATCCAACCGTTATTTGCAGCAATGCGTGCCGTCTCGGCGACAGAGTCGTCATAAGTGCCAGCGACCCGGATCACTTGGGCGCCGAAAAGCGCAATCGCCTCCATGCGTTCGGCGCTGACGCCAGAATGGACGAATATCCTTGCTCTGGCACCAACCAATTGCGCACCCTGTGCCACTGAGCGGCCGTGATTTCCGTCAGTCGCGCAGGCCACCGTCATTGTCGCGGCAACAGCTTTGACAGCGGACGTCTGTAGTTCGGCAATATCGACACGCCGACCAAATCGTCTACCCGCCTCATCAAGCACTAGGCGGATGACCGCATAGGCGCCTCCAAGCGCCTTGAAGCTGCCGAGCCCCAAGCGATGCCCTTCATCCTTGACATAGATCGCGCTGACACCGAGATCGCTCGCTAAAACTGGCAAACAATGCAGTGGTGTTTCGGCGTGATTTTCGCGGTAGGACAAAAAGCGCTCGACTTCCTGCGCCGCCTCTTCGCCGAACATTTCAGCGTCCGAAGACTGGAGCGGACAACCAAAATCAGGGTGTTTGTTTAGAATGGTCACGTTGCCTCCTAGCGTTTCCAACAACGCTAAATCGCGATAGGCGAGAAATTTGCTTCTTATTGCTACGAAGTATGCATGATTTTTTCGCGGAAAAGCCGGGGATGTGGCAGCATCGCATTCTGCTCCAAAGTCCGGAAAATGGCGCGAGACATCGAACCAGAAACACAGCCAAAATCTTGTTCGCCAGTCAGGAGTGAATTCTGCAGAGCTTCATCGACCGCAATGGGGCCGTTTCCGGACGGTCGGGTTTCGGTCAGGGTCAGCGCTAAGCTGCCACTCGGGATTCAACCTCTTCCAGACCTGATCTCTTGCAGAACCTGGGTTTTGAAGTCCACCAGTTTTCGAAAGAGCCATGATCATGTCACACCCGTTAGCTAGTCGTTTGTGATGGACCTTCCGACAACGGCCGTTCGTCGGTGAATCCAGCGAACGCACGGGCGCGACAACGCATTCGAGAAATCCGTGAGGTCACTGCTTTACGCTAGAGGCCTTCGTTACGGGATCCACTACCCCGTTCCTGGAATGAAGCGCCACAACGTGCGACCTCGAATGCCGGGGATGAGGATTGCGGTATTCCTGGACGACTCCTTCTGGCATAGATGTGAGGTGCCCCCGTCAATGGAGAAGATTGCATGCAACCAGGCGCGAGACATACGTGTCCGCGAGCACCTCGAAAGCATTGGGTGGACTGCACTTCGCTTCTGGGAACAGGAAGCGGCCGAGGCTACTGTTGAAAGAGTAGTCTCGGCTGCCGACACCTCAACCCTTGAAGGTTTCACCTCGATGAAGGGCGGGCGCGTCCCGCCCATAAGTAGGTCGCCATATCTTCTCTCGCCCCGGCCGATCCCCGGCTCCGTTGCCGTCTACCATGTGCCGCGTCCAACGGTACGAAAGACGGCGCTCTGGGTATCGCCGTCCGGATAGCAGCATCCGGCAGTGATCCTCACCTTGTATCCGCCCGTGCGCCCGACGATCCGTCCCGCCTCGAATGAAGGGGAAGGAAACCATTCGTTATTGATCTCATCGACCACCTTCAGGATAGCGGGTCGAAGCCGGGCATTTGATATCGCTGATAGTCATGGGCGCTCCTGCTGCTGACCTGCTGCTTGCATGTGAGTTCGTTCGCAACGTTGCTGCAAATCTGCCAGAATTGCAGCAACGCCTGCTTTTTTCTTGACCAGAACATAAGAGAGAAAACTCAGCGGTTGGCGGCCCGCTGCAGGACGTTCAGTGGTCGCCGCTCAAGCTCGAAGCTATCGACCGCAATGAAGCGGTGATCTAGCGCCAGCATTTCGAACAGCCGTGTCTGATCCCAGAGTGGATGAACGACAACTCCCCAACGCGTATTACGGTCATTGAGTGAGAAGATGGGAATGTCCTTCCTGCCGTCGACTGTCGCCACCCTGTTCCCGGGAATGAAGGTCGTGGTGTCATTCGCGAGGCGGTGGGCATTCGAAGACCAGTCCTGGAGCTCGAACGCCTCGTACTTGTCGTCGAAGCCGCATTCGTAGGCAGGCTCGAGGAAGGCGCGGAGGTGGGCAAGGCCGAGCCTCCAGTCGAGAAGACCGTGAAAGTTCCTGTTGTTGTACCTCTGGAGGCACTTGTAGCAGGACGTTCCACAGCGCTCCCGATGCTCCTCAGCGGACACCGCTCTTTGCGGCCAGGCCTTGGAGTCATTCAGAATGCTTCTGATGAGCTTCGGTACAGGAATTCGGCTGTCGGAAAGCAGGTGCCTGCAGAAGCCCGACCCGTTCGGCAGTGCGTCGGCGATCTGCAGATACGGCAGCGCTGTGCCGTCGGGCGAGCGGATGATGTTCGGTGCCAGGGTGTCGAACTCCTCGGGAGCTATGTCAAGCTCGAGGGCCGCCCTCTGGACGATGATCTCCGTGGCCGAGATGGCGGCAGCGCGGACGCTTGTGCGAGATGCCTCACGCCTCTTCATCGAGACGTCCATCTCCAGAATCCTGAGGTTCGGATTCAGCTTCACGGGGCCGATCTGCAGGGAATTGGTGAACTTCGGGGATGCCAGCCACGCCTTCGTGACTTCGTCATCTTCGCCCCGCCAGCGCATTGTATCCTCTGTGATCACATCCGGATCGATCGCCTGCCCCTTGAGTTTCAGCTTGGGAGCGTTCTTAAACCATCCGATCGTCTTGGCGGCGCCGTCATCGACCTCCTGCACTGTGAAGCCCGTGAAGTCGTCCTCCTCGCGGGAACCTGGATTTACGAGATAGATCTCCGAGTTCTCGGCGAAGTTGACCCGGATGTTGTCATCCACGACGTGGGCATCCGGCTTGCCAAGGCTTGCCAGCGTTATGATCTGGCCGACCTTCGAGGCGATGGCCTCACCCGACGGTCTGAAGTCTGTACGGTAGGCGGCAGGGGTGATGCAGCGTATGGGGTCATCGGTCGGCAGCGCGCCGCACTCTTCGCAGGACATGGTGTGCTCGGTGTCTTTCGTCCAAGAACCGCAGGTGCTGCAGAACCTCAGGTAGAAGTCGTCCTTTTGCCAGGGAGTGAACGGTTCCATCGGAGAGTTGAGATCATCCTTGTGCTGGTCGGGAACCTTCAGCAGGCCTGTGAAGCCGACACATCTGTGTCTAAGCTTTTCGCGGGTGCGGACGTTGCCCGGCGCAAAGTCGAAGATGGCCACGTCCTGATCGCGGTCGATCGTGTCCCAGTCAGCCTCCCACTCGTCGCGAGATTTCTTGACTAGGTCGACGTAGAGATTTCGCGAGCGGGTCGGCATCCCGTAGAGGGGCACGAGGCCGCCTTCGGCGAGGGCGGACGCTATTCCGACTGTCTGGTTCCGGAAATCCTTTCTGAGATTCTCGATCTGCCCAAGGAGGCTTTCGGCGGTCACCCTGGCCTCGATCTCAGATTGCTTGCAGCCGGAGACCTCCGAGAGGATGGTCGCCATGACCTTCCGCCGCGCTTCGGTTCTATTGAGGGCGGCCTCCAGCTTGTCCCTCCAGTGTTGGTTTCCACGCAGAACTGAGCCAGTTAGGCAGATAATTTCCATTGAGAACTGAGCCATGTGAACCTTCCCCCCAACGCGGTGAGCGACGGGGGCAGCGGAGTGATCCACATGGGACTTTTAAACATCATCCGGCGCATGGCGCTGCGAGAGAAGCAGTCGATCCGCGAGATCAGCCGGCGCACCGGTCTGTCGCGCAACACGATCGCGAAGTATTTGAGCGCGGGTACGATAGAGCCGACGTTCACGGTACCGGAACGACCGAGCAAGCTTGATCCTTTTGCCGACAAACTCGCGGCCTGGCTGAAGACCGAGACCGGAAAGTCGCGCAAGCAGCGCCGAACACTGAAGCAGCTTCATTCCGATCTGGTGGTTCTCGGCTTTACCGGCTCCTATGGTCGGGTCGCCGCATTCGCTCGTGATTGGCGGGCTGATCGGCAACGTGAGCAGCAGACGACGGGCCGCGGCATATTCGTTCCGCTGTCTTTCCGACCAGGCGAAGCATTCCAGTTCGATTGGAGTGAGGACTATGCCGTGATAGGCGGCGAGCGCACGAAGCTTCAGGTCGCGCATATCAAGCTATCGCACAGTCGCGCGTTTTTTGTCAGGGCCTACCTGTTGCAGACGCATGAGATGCTGTTTGACGCCCATTGGCACGGCTTCCGCGTGTTTGGCGGCGTGCCTGGTCGTGGCATCTACGATAACATGAAGACAGCGGTCGATCGTGTGGGCCGCGGCAAGGAGCGACAGGTCAACATCCGTTTCCTTGCGATGACGAACCATTACGTCTTTGCGCCAGAGTTCTGCAATCCCGCCGCGGGCTGGGAGAAGGGGCAGGTCGAGAAGAACGTCCAGGATGCCCGACCGCGGCTGTGGCAACAGATGCCCGACTTTCCAGATTTGGGGGCATTGAATATCTGGCTGGAACAGCATTGCCAGGACCTGTGGCGGGAGACAGCGCATGGCACCTTGTCCGGCTCGATCGCGGATGTTTGGGCTGATGAGCGGGCAGCATTGATGGCGCTCCCCGCCATGTTTGACGGCTTCGTCGAGCAGAGCAAGCGCGTCTCGCCGACATGCCTGATCACCTTCGAGCGCAATCGTTACAGCGTGCCTGCGTCTTTTGCGAACCGGCCCGTCAGCCTGAGGATTTATCCCGAGCGACTGGTCGTTGCGGCCGAGGGCAATATCCTTTGCGAACATCCGCGGATCATAGAACGCAGCCACGACAAACCGCCGAGGACGATTTACGACTGGCGCCATTACCTTGCGGTCATCCAGCGCAAGCCTGGAGCACTGCGCAATGGCGCACCCTTCCTGGAATTGCCGCTGGCCTTTCGACAGCTGCAGGAGCAGATGCTGCGCCGCCCTGGTGGTGATCGTGAGATGGCCGATATCCTTGCCCTCGTCCTTCATCACAACGAACAGGCCGT
This genomic interval carries:
- a CDS encoding ABC transporter permease, whose amino-acid sequence is MDFVISRIAQSIAVLFVVSILVFFGVYMIGNPVYALIDPRSSQEAIDLAIKSLGLDRPAWEQYLTFLWKVFHGDFGVSYVYSQPALHLIAERLPATLELVFTAFVFGSAIGLPLGLIAGKSNNGLLSRSISAASIMGFSLPTFWVGIMLVLMFSVHFHVLPPSGRGEIGTVFGISTSLGTWNGIQHLMLPALNLSLYPAALMIRLVRSGVQENLRAEFVLFARSKGLAPRRILITYVLRNALIPVVTVMGIVAGTLIAFAVVTETVFAWPGTGKLIIDSIRMLDRPVVIAYVLFTVVLFTMINLVTDLVCALIDPRLRIARARQ
- a CDS encoding ABC transporter substrate-binding protein; the protein is MDPHFMWSNSNAAYYVQTYGYLLQPDEKAQMQPMLAKSWKAVDDTTWEFQLREDAKFHDDTPVTAEDVVASFNRAANLPGAAAPYAGAIAGIKAVTAPNPFLVRITTHGPLPPLPYQAAQIPIIPKRIAASASTSDFSNLSAAMGAGPYKFSAYVPGDHLVVERFDGYFGPKPEWDKVTFKFITDNASRTAALLAGSVDVADAVATADVKRLREDPNISVHSGTSDRVIYMAMDTERDQSPFVTDKNGVPLEHNPFKDIRVRQAITHAINRQAIVDRVMDGLAVPASQMVPPGFGGYNPDIQVPTYNRELARKLLAEAGYPDGFGLTIHCPNDHYVNDARVCQAVGQQLAQINLKVKVETLPRNVYFPKILDHKGERFSFFMFGWGSSSGGEAEALWQIMHSYEPGKQLGAVNSGHYSNSKLDAMVEEALKVLDVSKRHALEQKAMAVAMDDIATIPLHYQAVVVATRKGLDYRIHADESTLATAVSTSP
- a CDS encoding TetR/AcrR family transcriptional regulator, whose amino-acid sequence is MLEGMMSALMELGYARTTTGEITRRAGLTSGALQHHFASKEELVLAVVEYQFEEVRIQLEAFAHDRKVEHTWKSFIELLGSIYAGRRYMAIWEIVMGTRADANLHTLVMQHRIQSQATLERLWSAIFMDSIPDKTKRVDLMHFTLSTLRGYVFYNAIAPDDQFFERQKEVLFSFLEAEMRPSTEVIPKISDRERRL
- a CDS encoding alpha/beta fold hydrolase; protein product: MSLQYTNRLTQKILAKRGQNEHTPHDFSSILRSPVGFLEVIAHMIEHVVMVPGLACTWELFAPQSSALEGLAKFSVANHSACDDLPSLARSILDDAPRRFALCGFSLGGYVALEIMRQAPDRVTRLALLDTAAGPELQEQTVRRRRLLELAIEEGMDRVCDLMIPYLVGGTSWNDPELAATVRRMFSETGAAAFSRQLQVIMSRPDSRPDLRHIHCPTMILVGRDDLLTPVAAAEEMAAEIPHASFIVLSDCGHLTTLERPAAVSAALQNWLAKGIAK
- a CDS encoding Lrp/AsnC family transcriptional regulator; protein product: MKSRRTDLDSFDTKILDHLQLDARRPLRQLSELVHLSTAAVQRRIRRLENIGIIDTVVAVLNPAKLGRYTTIIVEVTLESERIDLLEMTRKSFLACPQIQQCYYVTGETDFFLILTVESMEQYDEICQVLFHDDRNVRRFRTVVSMKRVKSGVRIPVADLSDRPSGSPVGGSLTG
- a CDS encoding glutathione S-transferase, whose product is MRLFYSPTSPFVRKVMVVAHELGIADKIELRRVLVSPHLPNPELATFNPLMKLPTLLADGGEVLFGSQLICEFLDHDCGATLFPQSQSMRWRVGRLHALADGMLEAGIACREDLHRFGTATSDIWSDGREMKISQGLSYLESVADELENQVNIATITIAIAISWLRFRGFIDDLVPTAPKLATWHQGFAARPSMQKTEPADDSFSWKAR
- a CDS encoding GNAT family N-acetyltransferase, producing MHLIVDPFASDDVAELMTWFPDMASVVQWAGPRLRAPLDHSQFQSLLDTPDQEGTWRAWTVRKSGHQVVGHFELLFDPICGQATLGRVAIAPNARGKGYAAPLVQAALEIAFGRDDIHRVELRVFDFNAAAVAVYERLGFVREGTCRDAVRVGPEAWNVHIMSLLRREWNAVTLDDRTTSR
- a CDS encoding amidohydrolase; protein product: MKTLEREMTAWRRALHAYPEAGFEETRTAAFVAAKLQALGVDDIAQGVGGTGVVGTLKRGSSNRAIALRADMDALRITEQGQADYSSQNPGVMHACGHDGHTAMLLGAAKMLAEEGGFDGTVRFIFQPAEEWGKGALAMLNDGLMQRFPFEEIYGLHNMPGLPVGHFETRAGPIMAAEDNFEIVLRGVGGHAARPHCGSEVLVAACSLVISLQTIISRRLNAADIAVVSVTELISDGTRNALPGLARILGDARSFRPEVSAEIEKQMRIIADGIALSHNLTAKVAYSREFAPLFNEPALAEEAFAAAGTVFDAGNIRMAAQPMAASEDFARFIDHVPGCFVFLGNGVESEPLHNPKYDFNDDGLLPGARYYAAVARRRLPLT
- a CDS encoding diaminopropionate ammonia-lyase → MTILNKHPDFGCPLQSSDAEMFGEEAAQEVERFLSYRENHAETPLHCLPVLASDLGVSAIYVKDEGHRLGLGSFKALGGAYAVIRLVLDEAGRRFGRRVDIAELQTSAVKAVAATMTVACATDGNHGRSVAQGAQLVGARARIFVHSGVSAERMEAIALFGAQVIRVAGTYDDSVAETARIAANNGWIVVSDTSWQGYEYIPALVMQGYTVMVREILRQVPHLPTHVFVQSGVGGVAAAVAAHLSVALGEQRPVFVVVDPARAACLYESARAGHPVRVEPGEPTVMAMLECYEPSRVGWRMLVRVADAFMTIDEEDAIAAMNRLARPTGNDVAIVAGESGGAGLAGLMRAVATPADKSALGLDATSRVLVINTEGATDPGRYLQLVGMSPAEVVAGA